The DNA region ATAGTCTGATACCGAGTAAAAGCACTAAGAACGGGGCCAGAATACAACCGAGTGAAATCACAACTCTTTAGTGATGGAACCTGTTGAAGCCTTTCAGGATGAATACCATAAAACTCGAGCAATCCTCCAACGCCTCTGCACGAATTTCCCACATTTCGGACAAACACCAAAGTGTTACCTGAGAGAATTCCACTCAGTGCTTTAGCTCCTTGTTGCCTACCAAGTCGAGGTGGGATCTCGCCGGTTAACCTGTTGCTGCTCAAATCTAACCAAACCAAGCTACTGCAGTTAACCAATTCACTTGGGATCTGACCACTTAAACTGTTATTTGCAAGTTGCAAAACAGCCAGCCTTGATAAGTAACCAAATTCTTTAGGAATCTCACCACTTAGTCCATTGCTTGTAAGAGAAATCCACTCAAGATTACCACAATTGAACAATTCAGTTGGAATTTTCCCTCTCAAGTAGTTGTTATTAAGAATAAGATTCTTCAAATTACTACACTTTCCCAACTCTGCTGGTATATTCCCTTCCAAACTATTGTACCAAGCAATAAGTTGCTGAAGATTCTCTAACTTCCCTAATTCTGATGGAATTGAACCATTCAAATAGTTCAAACTAAAATCAATTGTCTTTAACTGTGAACATTGGGAAAGTTGAGATGGAATTGGACCATAAAGTGAATTATCAGGTGCTCTTAGTTCTTCCAATGAAGAAGCTCCAGGACATAAATCTGGTGGAATTATCCCATTAATCATGTTGGAACTGAAATCTACGACCCGGAGTTTTTTGCAAAATGAAAGGGAAGCAGGAAATGGACCAGAAATTTTGTTGCTACTCATTTGCAAAATCTCTAAAGAGCCTAAATTTTGGAGTATCGAATCAGGAAATGGACCGGTTAGATTATTGTTCGATAGATCAAGAGTCAGCAAAGAAGAACATGATGAGAACGAATTCGGAATTGAACCAGTGATGTTGTTATTAGAAAGCTTGAGTTCCACAAGTGAACTACATGAGTTTCCAAATTCAGATGGGATCCAACCAGTTAGATGATTCTTGGAAAGATCCAACCTTTGTAAGCTTTTAAGCTCACCAAAAGAGCTTGGAATTGGACCTGAAAAATAATTTCCAGCCATAACAAGTTCTTGAAGAGTTGTACAATTAGAcaaagcagaaggaattgaatctgtTATCTGATTCCCTGACAAATCGAGATGTAACAAGGAATTACAAGTCTCAATCTTGAGATCAGAAATTGAACCTGTGAGATTATTATAGTCCATTGCAAGATACTGCAACTTATCAGTATGCAACAAGAAATTCTGAGGCAAAGTACCTGTGATGTTATTGAAAGAAAGACTAACATATTCAAGATTTGGACATTTTGCAAGGAAATTCTCAGGTACAAATCCTGCTAGACCAGTGAAGGAAAGTTCAAGTTGCTTCAAACTATAAGGTAGTTGACTCAAAGACGCCGAGGCATTTACATAGAACGAATTCGAAGACAAATTGAGGACAGTTAACATATCTAGAGAAttgaaaggagaaaaagaaaccACTCCAACAAGTTCAGATTGTTGAAGATcaagatttgtaactcttccAAGACTGTTGCAAGTTACACCATTCCATGAACATGGATTATTTTTATGCTGCCATGATGATAAAACACCAGAAGGGTCTTTTTGTATCATGTTCTTGAAGAGCAAAAGTGCCTCAGCATCAGTTTTAATGGAGGAAGCACTGGCTTTTTCGGATGCAAGAATCAAGATAAAAGCCAAGAAAATCAATGTTTTGTGAAGGAATTGATCAATATGGTTTGAATTGGTATCCATGATAGAATGAAGAAAGAAGAGAGAGCTTAGAGAGTAAGCTTTAGTGAGTGTTGATAGATGATTGTGTTTTAATTTGAGGGGAAAATGAATGTCAAAAGGAGGAGAAAAGAGAGTGCTTACTATGATGAGAAATTCTCATGGTGTGTAAAGCAGAAGAGCTAACTTTTCAAAAAGTAGttgtttttttattttgtgtGTGTTTTCGTTAATTTTCTAATGAAGATATTTGTAAATTGAAAAAGGAGGGAAAAGTAATGAATAGAGTAAGCTGATTTAACACAAATATTCCTTTGTAGGCCCTATTTTAAGTTTTGTCCCATTTTTTAAAAGTTATGCAAATATATACCCTTGGAAATGATTCTTCTGAATAAGTTAGACTTGGCCTAGGGGTGTTCACGGTTTGGTTAACAATCGATCCAAATCGAAAACTAAAATCAAACCAACTAAATAAACCGATATTTACTTGGGTtaggtttggtttgatttgaatttttaaaaactaataatatttggtttggttttaccAAAAGCAAACCGAAGAAAAGACCGAACCGAACCAacaaattttatacataattatatatatatatatatattattttaaaaactacttttaaataatttatatactttttatgcaaagttttatttatctctaataggctaatgaactttatacctttagtcgattttaaaaaagaaatccatgaattcaaactcatgtattcaaagaaacaactatatgagatttacctagatttattttttgtatttcttacaaactttattcacttaattaaaatcataaaccctaagacattttctccataatgcaagaaactatagctgccacaataaaagggtaataacGGATTATAAGTTGGAAAAGGATAGAAAATTCTCTCTCAATTGTAGAaaaaagagaaatactcttaattttcttaaaaaccaAAAAATCGatccaaaccaaaccaaaccgactACAACAAaccgatggatatgtattatatttggtttggttttaataattttaaaaatcgaCTAGAttggtttgattttggttttaactCAAAACCGACCCATGAACACCCCCTACTTGGACCTTATGTTTGCTCATATATTGGTTTAACCCTAGAGAAAACACATTAGATGTCGTCTAAAGTTCAGAATAACTTATTAAATTTTAGACCGTGGTATAACGTTTTC from Lycium barbarum isolate Lr01 chromosome 10, ASM1917538v2, whole genome shotgun sequence includes:
- the LOC132614975 gene encoding serine/threonine-protein kinase BRI1-like 2; translated protein: MDTNSNHIDQFLHKTLIFLAFILILASEKASASSIKTDAEALLLFKNMIQKDPSGVLSSWQHKNNPCSWNGVTCNSLGRVTNLDLQQSELVGVVSFSPFNSLDMLTVLNLSSNSFYVNASASLSQLPYSLKQLELSFTGLAGFVPENFLAKCPNLEYVSLSFNNITGTLPQNFLLHTDKLQYLAMDYNNLTGSISDLKIETCNSLLHLDLSGNQITDSIPSALSNCTTLQELVMAGNYFSGPIPSSFGELKSLQRLDLSKNHLTGWIPSEFGNSCSSLVELKLSNNNITGSIPNSFSSCSSLLTLDLSNNNLTGPFPDSILQNLGSLEILQMSSNKISGPFPASLSFCKKLRVVDFSSNMINGIIPPDLCPGASSLEELRAPDNSLYGPIPSQLSQCSQLKTIDFSLNYLNGSIPSELGKLENLQQLIAWYNSLEGNIPAELGKCSNLKNLILNNNYLRGKIPTELFNCGNLEWISLTSNGLSGEIPKEFGYLSRLAVLQLANNSLSGQIPSELVNCSSLVWLDLSSNRLTGEIPPRLGRQQGAKALSGILSGNTLVFVRNVGNSCRGVGGLLEFYGIHPERLQQVPSLKSCDFTRLYSGPVLSAFTRYQTIEYLDLSYNELRGKIPDEFGDMIALQVLVISHNQLSGEIPSSLGGLKNLGVFDASHNRLQGQIPDSFSQLSFLVQIDLSNNELTGQIPSRGQLSTLPASQYANNPGLCGVPLDECKYTGPANTNGDGERTEKRSSAASWANSIVLGILISIASVCILIVWAIAMRARRREAEGVKMLSSLGGNYAASTWKIDKEKEPLSINVATFQRQLRKLKFSQLIEATNGFSAASLIGSGGFGEVFKATLKDGSSVAIKKLIRLSCQGDREFMAEMETLGKIKHKNLVPLLGYCKVGEERLLVYEFMEYGSLEEMLHGKTRTHDRRILTWEERKKIARGAAKGLCFLHHNCIPHIIHRDMKSSNVLLDNEMDARVSDFGMARLISALDTHLSVSTLAGTPGYVPPEYYQSFRCTAKGDVYSFGVVLLELLTGKRPTDKEDFGDTNLVGWVKMKVREGKSMEVIDQELLSTKGNDEAEVVEVKEMVRYLEITMQCVEDFASKRPNMLQVVAMLRELMPGSSSSNSG